The following proteins are co-located in the bacterium genome:
- a CDS encoding YtxH domain-containing protein gives METRDNNLALIFAFTAGAACGVIAGILLAPQSGEETRKKIREAGEKIRERGGVLVEKAQGLIEEEKEKIEEFVEHEKGALKEKKSIIAKAVAAGKKAMNEEIERIKEKA, from the coding sequence ATGGAGACAAGGGATAATAATCTAGCCCTTATATTCGCATTTACAGCGGGTGCAGCCTGCGGAGTAATCGCAGGCATTCTTCTTGCTCCTCAATCAGGAGAGGAAACAAGAAAAAAGATAAGGGAGGCAGGTGAGAAAATAAGGGAAAGGGGTGGTGTTCTTGTTGAAAAGGCACAGGGTCTAATAGAAGAGGAAAAAGAAAAGATAGAGGAATTTGTAGAGCATGAAAAAGGGGCTTTAAAAGAAAAGAAATCCATAATTGCAAAGGCTGTTGCAGCAGGAAAAAAGGCAATGAATGAAGAGATTGAGAGGATAAAAGAAAAGGCTTAA